In a single window of the Nocardioides sp. L-11A genome:
- a CDS encoding histidine kinase N-terminal domain-containing protein — protein MPSLSAIARRHTDLDDADIAWLQLIQADWQVIADLSFADLVLWLPASDGAGFWAGDQMRPTTGPTAYVDDIVGSFAATGRRVLVDAAFELGRIAREGDPEWRDDVPVRVEAIPVRRAGKVIAVISRNTNLLGVRTPSLLEINYLQAATDLSQMIAAGLFPTTAQRSDHADSPRVGDGFLRVDAEGRVIYASPNALSTYRKLGLTGDLTGHRLTDLTRELMPSRQRPDEETLSAVLGGRAHRDVELGASAGPGEGTALIVRAIPLRPKGEHIGAIILLRDVTDLRRRDRELVTKDATIREIHHRVKNNLQTVAALLRLQARRIDSPEATAALEEAVRRVGSIAIVHETLSHAVEETVEFDDIADRLARLVTDVGATTAQVGVRREGSFGVLVSEVATTLAMVVMELMQNAAEHGYDAGGSGQIVLRAARHGAVLEVAVEDDGRGLPDGFDLDAATSLGLSIVRTLVESELGGHLSLGQAPGGGTRAGISISVE, from the coding sequence GTGCCCTCCCTGTCCGCGATCGCCCGGCGTCACACCGACCTCGACGACGCCGACATCGCGTGGCTCCAGCTGATCCAGGCCGACTGGCAGGTCATCGCGGACCTCTCCTTCGCCGACCTCGTGCTGTGGCTGCCGGCCAGCGACGGCGCCGGCTTCTGGGCGGGCGACCAGATGCGGCCCACGACCGGGCCGACGGCCTATGTCGACGACATCGTGGGGAGCTTCGCCGCCACCGGACGCCGGGTGCTGGTCGACGCCGCGTTCGAGCTGGGCCGGATCGCCCGTGAGGGCGACCCGGAGTGGCGCGACGACGTCCCGGTGCGGGTCGAGGCGATTCCGGTCCGGCGCGCGGGGAAGGTGATCGCGGTCATCAGCCGCAACACCAACCTCCTCGGCGTTCGCACGCCCAGCCTGCTGGAGATCAACTACCTCCAGGCGGCCACGGACCTATCCCAGATGATCGCCGCCGGCCTCTTCCCGACCACAGCGCAGCGCAGCGACCACGCCGACTCGCCGCGGGTGGGCGACGGCTTCCTGCGTGTCGACGCGGAAGGCCGGGTCATCTACGCCAGCCCGAACGCGTTGTCGACGTACCGCAAGCTCGGCCTGACCGGCGACCTCACCGGTCATCGGCTCACGGACCTGACCCGTGAGCTGATGCCCTCCCGGCAGCGGCCCGACGAGGAGACGCTCAGCGCGGTCCTCGGCGGCCGGGCGCACCGCGACGTCGAGCTGGGCGCCTCGGCGGGCCCGGGGGAGGGCACGGCGCTGATCGTGCGCGCCATCCCGCTGCGCCCGAAGGGCGAGCACATCGGCGCGATCATCCTGCTGCGCGATGTCACGGACCTGCGCCGGCGGGACCGCGAGCTGGTCACCAAGGACGCCACCATCCGCGAGATCCACCACCGCGTGAAGAACAACCTGCAGACCGTCGCCGCCCTGCTCCGGCTGCAGGCCCGCCGGATCGACTCGCCGGAGGCCACCGCCGCGCTCGAGGAGGCGGTACGCCGGGTCGGCTCGATCGCGATCGTCCACGAGACGCTCAGCCACGCGGTCGAGGAGACGGTGGAGTTCGACGACATCGCCGACCGGTTGGCGCGGCTGGTGACCGACGTCGGCGCCACCACCGCCCAGGTCGGCGTACGCCGCGAGGGCAGTTTCGGCGTCCTCGTCTCCGAGGTCGCCACGACCCTGGCCATGGTCGTCATGGAGCTCATGCAGAACGCCGCCGAGCACGGGTACGACGCCGGTGGCTCCGGCCAGATCGTGCTGCGCGCCGCGCGGCACGGCGCCGTGCTCGAGGTCGCCGTCGAGGACGACGGCCGCGGGCTGCCCGACGGCTTCGACCTCGACGCCGCGACCAGCCTCGGACTCTCGATCGTGCGCACGCTGGTGGAGTCCGAGCTCGGCGGGCACCTGAGTCTCGGTCAGGCGCCGGGCGGCGGCACCCGCGCAGGGATCAGCATCTCGGTGGAGTGA
- a CDS encoding DUF2785 domain-containing protein, with protein MVSVDWARLQQALRDGERHPPADHPIGDLTAQLTQMLGDPDPQVRDGMAYSFLATWIEHGTYDDLLAGLGDGMCAGLDNCVGERDTDSIFRRSFSVLLLAECIQRDTRIRRLPPSKVLRWGDRIAAWYVRERDLRGFVPGKGWAHAAAHGADALAALAASRHFGMTELTVLLDVIADRVLNPDTPPLVHGEPDRIAHAVMEVLRRDRVPLSVLEPWVVRLERGARAKTSSGRDPYRVTGNAQAVLRALYLQLTISPRHPAVRPDLLLALVASLRRVHPYFLDDVG; from the coding sequence ATGGTGTCGGTGGACTGGGCGCGCCTCCAGCAGGCCCTCCGCGACGGTGAGCGGCATCCCCCTGCCGACCACCCGATCGGCGACCTCACCGCGCAGCTGACCCAGATGCTCGGCGACCCCGACCCCCAAGTCCGCGACGGGATGGCGTACTCCTTCCTGGCCACCTGGATCGAGCACGGCACGTACGACGATCTGCTGGCCGGGCTGGGCGACGGCATGTGCGCCGGCCTCGACAACTGCGTCGGTGAGCGGGACACCGACTCGATCTTCCGGCGCAGCTTCTCGGTGCTGCTCCTCGCCGAGTGCATCCAGCGCGACACCCGGATCCGCCGGCTCCCCCCGAGCAAGGTGCTGCGCTGGGGCGACCGGATCGCCGCCTGGTACGTCCGCGAGCGCGACCTGCGCGGCTTCGTGCCCGGCAAGGGCTGGGCGCACGCCGCGGCCCACGGGGCCGACGCGCTGGCTGCGCTGGCCGCCTCCCGGCACTTCGGGATGACCGAGCTGACGGTGCTCCTCGACGTGATCGCCGACCGCGTCCTCAACCCCGACACGCCGCCGCTGGTCCACGGCGAGCCGGACCGGATCGCGCACGCGGTGATGGAGGTGCTGCGCCGCGACCGGGTGCCGCTGAGCGTGCTGGAGCCGTGGGTGGTGCGCCTCGAGCGCGGTGCCCGGGCCAAGACCAGCAGTGGTCGCGACCCCTATCGGGTCACCGGCAACGCCCAGGCGGTGCTGCGGGCGCTGTACCTCCAACTGACGATCTCGCCGCGCCATCCCGCGGTCCGGCCCGACCTGCTGCTCGCGCTGGTCGCCTCACTGCGGCGGGTGCACCCGTACTTCCTCGACGACGTCGGCTGA
- a CDS encoding acetolactate synthase, translating to MTTTDSSQLTGHAGEIATAVARAHGVETMFTLSGAHVFPMYDGAVRSQQLAEQDGGTPVRLVDVRHEQTAAFAAEATGKLTRVPGLAVLTAGPGVTNGVSALAQARFAGSPMVVVGGRAPNNRWGTGALQEIDHLPIVGPVTKHAATLMSADDVATGFDTAFTEARSSHRGPTYVDVPMDEFFNVGAGAAPVIGDYRGAEPDSDAVARIAGLLAGAERPLLILGTDVWADGAEVAALRLVEEMRLPAITNGMGRGVIPGGHPLLVTKARGAAINGADLVVVVGTPLDFRLGYGVFGGKDGAAPAAVVHIADSPTQLSGHAALAGSVSGDLTSVLDGLLEALAGARQPDRSAWLTLLQDTVAAAAAKDAALLGAEADPVHPARIYGELVPRLADDAVVIGDGGDFVSFAGKFVEPKRPGCWLDPGPYGCLGAGLGAAVAARIARPSSQVVLLLGDGAAGFSLMDVDTLVRHGLPVVMVMGNNSAWGLEKGPMQMLYGYDVAADLAPRTAYDQVVAALGGAGETVTDPRLIGPALDRAFAANAPYLVNVITDVDAAYPRSTFGI from the coding sequence GTGACCACCACGGACAGCAGCCAGCTCACCGGCCACGCCGGTGAGATCGCGACCGCCGTCGCCCGCGCCCACGGCGTCGAGACGATGTTCACGCTCTCGGGCGCCCATGTCTTCCCGATGTACGACGGTGCGGTCCGCAGTCAGCAGTTGGCGGAGCAGGACGGCGGGACGCCGGTCCGGCTGGTCGACGTCCGCCACGAGCAGACCGCGGCCTTCGCGGCCGAGGCGACTGGCAAGCTGACCCGGGTGCCAGGCCTCGCGGTGCTGACCGCCGGGCCGGGGGTCACCAACGGCGTCAGCGCCCTGGCCCAGGCCCGCTTCGCGGGGTCGCCGATGGTGGTGGTCGGCGGCCGGGCACCCAACAACCGCTGGGGCACCGGAGCGCTGCAGGAGATCGACCACCTGCCGATCGTCGGACCGGTGACCAAGCACGCGGCGACGCTGATGAGCGCCGACGACGTGGCGACCGGCTTCGACACGGCGTTCACCGAGGCCCGCTCGTCGCACCGTGGGCCGACCTACGTCGACGTACCGATGGACGAGTTCTTCAACGTCGGCGCGGGAGCAGCACCCGTGATCGGCGACTACCGTGGCGCCGAGCCGGACAGCGACGCCGTCGCCCGGATCGCCGGTCTGCTCGCCGGGGCCGAACGCCCGCTGCTGATCCTCGGCACCGACGTCTGGGCCGACGGCGCCGAGGTGGCCGCACTGCGGCTGGTCGAGGAGATGCGGCTGCCCGCGATCACCAACGGCATGGGCCGCGGCGTGATCCCCGGAGGGCATCCGCTGCTGGTGACCAAGGCCCGCGGCGCGGCGATCAACGGGGCCGACCTGGTGGTCGTGGTCGGCACGCCGCTGGACTTCCGGCTGGGGTACGGCGTGTTCGGCGGGAAGGACGGGGCGGCACCGGCCGCCGTCGTCCACATCGCCGACTCGCCCACCCAGCTCTCGGGCCACGCCGCCCTGGCCGGTTCGGTCAGCGGCGACCTGACGAGCGTCCTCGACGGCCTGCTCGAGGCCCTCGCCGGCGCGCGACAGCCCGACCGGTCGGCGTGGCTCACCCTGCTGCAGGACACCGTGGCCGCGGCGGCCGCGAAGGACGCCGCGCTGCTGGGCGCCGAAGCCGACCCGGTCCACCCGGCCCGGATCTACGGCGAGCTGGTCCCTCGGCTGGCCGACGACGCCGTGGTCATCGGCGACGGCGGTGACTTCGTCTCCTTCGCCGGCAAGTTCGTGGAGCCGAAGCGGCCCGGCTGCTGGCTGGACCCCGGCCCGTACGGCTGCCTCGGCGCCGGGCTCGGTGCCGCCGTGGCGGCCCGGATCGCCCGGCCCTCCTCGCAGGTCGTGCTGCTCCTCGGCGACGGTGCCGCGGGCTTCTCGTTGATGGACGTCGACACCCTCGTGCGCCACGGCCTGCCGGTCGTGATGGTGATGGGCAACAACTCCGCCTGGGGGCTCGAGAAGGGCCCGATGCAGATGCTCTACGGATACGACGTCGCGGCCGATCTCGCCCCGCGCACGGCGTACGA